In Humulus lupulus chromosome 7, drHumLupu1.1, whole genome shotgun sequence, the following are encoded in one genomic region:
- the LOC133791564 gene encoding uncharacterized protein LOC133791564: MVRTRGASSKKIHVSQSRKVPSPSPPPSVSTTPLSVPTAPTSVGKSCKSKARKKVFSLSHEHPMVFPDLSADIVAQPSEVVVPSRAKDHSPLPFDSSLEARAKSKFVSSSSKAVATGLLKLPLKPSQSKKNSVTPKRKLGLDASLSPLSAAKKKLKAHPPSLSSSEFDPEEDKSESEATHDTTLSDETVPDIVESEAESDEPEKEDTIPSEQEAESDSDHIASPLPSKAKGKKPISGSTPSPKHSGVNFKPYSSIFCYNDNARDMVLYAQRKFIIERNYVLSDHRPFGVLTMLQDRQWTGSLVKFSGFVDRIVKEFYANLTNEIIEPSSPLYNKVFVRGHWFSFSPQDIALALHLPLDVEDDVDGATLDKDMVITELVGQKMVWPSNTVISVSNLTYTYAVLHKFATTNWKPTSHTATISFDMASFSYKVGTGLGINLASVIHDQIIGFRKGNRKNLNLPFPQVIYKVLSMQKKDLQRDQEDLVAPTTAASYKASAPPTEATATPSSKKVKPQSLKISSADIPHASSSVATDSGLVATEIAAVRASVDSMTARVMSIEGLQRSVLEAVQSLSKAPIV, encoded by the coding sequence ATGGTGAGAACTCGTGGTGCCTCCTCCAAGAAGATCCATGTTTCTCAATCCCGAAAGGTGCCATCTCCTTCGCCTCCTCCGTCTGTATCAACGACGCCTCTTTCTGTTCCAACAGCTCCCACATCTGTTGGAAAGTCCTGCAAATCCAAGGCTCGCAAGAAGGTGTTTTCGCTCTCTCATGAACATCCTATGGTGTTTCCAGATCTCTCTGCTGACATTGTTGCACAACCATCTGAAGTGGTGGTGCCCTCTCGAGCCAAGGACCATTCTCCTCTTCCGTTTGATTCGTCTTTGGAGGCTAGGGCAAAATCAAAATTTGTTTCCTCCTCTTCCAAAGCTGTTGCTACTGGGTTGCTCAAATTGCCCTTGAAGCCGAGTCAGTCCAAGAAAAATTCTGTGACTCCCAAAAGGAAATTGGGGTTGGACGCGTCTCTTTCTCCTTTGTCTGCTGCCAAGAAAAAATTGAAGGCTCATCCCCCTTCATTGTCCTCCTCCGAATTTGATCCTGAGGAAGATAAGTCCGAATCTGAAGCAACTCATGATACCACATTGTCTGATGAAACGGTTCCTGACATTGTCGaatcagaggctgagtctgatgAGCCAGAAAAAGAAGACACTATCCCCTCTGAACAGGAAGCCGAATCTGACTCAGACCACATTGCATCTCCTTTGCCATCCAAAGCTAAAGGGAAGAAACCTATTTCTGGTTCTACTCCTTCACCAAAACATTCAGGTGtaaatttcaaaccttattctTCCATTTTTTGCTATAATGATAATGCACGTGATATGGTTCTATATGCTCAACGAAAATTTATCATTGAAAGAAATTATGTTTTGAGTGATCATCGTCCTTTTGGTGTGCTAACAATGCTTCAAGATCGACAATGGACAGGTTCGTTGGTTAAATTTTCtggttttgtggatagaatagtcaaggaattctatgccaatcttACTAATGAAATTATTGAACCTTCATCTCCTCTGTATAACAAAGTGTTTGTTAGGGGCCAttggttctctttttctcctcaaGACATTGCTCTTGCTTTGCATCTTCCCCTTGATGTCGAAGATGATGTTGATGGTGCCACTCTTGACAAGGACATGGTTATCACTGAATTGGTTGGTCAAAAAATGGTATGGCCATCCAATACAGTCATCTCGGTCTCCAATCTCACCTACACTTATGCTGTTCTCCATAAGTTTGCCACAACAAATTGGAAGCCCACTTCTCACACCGCCACTATCTCTTTTGATATGGCCTCATTTTCGTACAAGGTGGGGACCGGTCTTGGTATAAATTTGGCTTCGGTTATTCATGATCAAATCATTGGGTTTCGCAAAGGTAACAGGAAAAACTTGAATCTTCCTTTTCCTCaagttatttataaagtgttgagtaTGCAGAAAAAAGATCTCCAACGTGATCAAGAAGACTTGGTGGCCCCAACTACTGCTGCTTCCTACAAAGCCTCTGCCCCTCCTACTGAAGCCACTGCTACACCGTCCTCCAAGAAAGTCAAGCCCCAATCCCTGAAGATTTCTTCGGCTGACATTCCTCATGCCTCCTCCTCTGTTGCCACAGATTCAGGACTTGTCGCAACCGAAATAGCTGCTGTTCGAGCCTCTGTTGATTCTATGACTGCTCGAGTGATGTCAATTGAAGGACTGCAACGCTCTGTGTTGGAGGCTGTTCAATCTCTGTCCAAAGCTCcaattgtttag